From Panthera tigris isolate Pti1 chromosome D3, P.tigris_Pti1_mat1.1, whole genome shotgun sequence, one genomic window encodes:
- the CCDC188 gene encoding coiled-coil domain-containing protein 188 isoform X14, with product MEGPKTLGPCGHSHPQCPQPSASSSHAGCLDLPCQGFVRWPCLVPLSSTLSIESARPFPPPGVGGGGSRVGAEVPGSFMANEEGEMQQQRPRDPTGTKRGQEEARLGWGWPLHSGREQGASRPGGSPSSGPRPGPCPPLPTGAGTPASPKAAPSQLQNVPLGPAEQSFFQLEQENQNLKRQNQDLREQLGALLGPGQQFLPLCPEHSSCTALAWQSVTTDAAHGLGADPRALPQTPEQTSAQPLEDGAPLQLLRQELCRGEESFVQQSQNELQQIRLSFERKKMAITEVWDGVAEVHMALNNQATGLLNLKKDIRGVLDQMEDIQLEILGSTTPDREVLQAGVGDVHGPDYTAPVPRERAQCRTQARKEQQMACIAKARPQLGCSEGLKSQLWLLALRLLLGTLLACTAAYVYVVDPAPFEGLVPPLLSRAAVWKLRALLGPFLHLEVDDFLPF from the exons ATGGAGGGGCCAAAAACCCTGGGTCCCTGTGGCCACTCCCACCCCCAATGCCCCCAACCATCAGCTTCGAGCAGCCATGCAGGTTGCCTGGATCTACCCTGCCAGGGGTTTGTAAGATGGCCCTGCCTGGTACCTCTCAGCTCCACTCTCTCAATAGAGTCGGCCAGACCTTTCCCACCTCCGGGGGTAGGAGGCGGGGGGTCCAGGGTAGGGGCTGAGGTACCTGGGAGCTTTATGGCAAATGAAGAGGGAGAGATGCAGCAACAGAGACCGAGAGACCCAACGGGGACAAAACGAGGGCAAGAGGAGgcaaggctggggtggggctggcccCTGCACTCAGGACGAGAGCAAGGGGCCTCCAGGCCAGGGGGATCCCCCAGCTCAGGGCCCAGACCCGGCCCTTGCCCACCCCTGCCAACAGGGGCAGGAACCCCGGCTTCACCCAAGGCAGCCCCCTCCCAGCTCCAGAACGTGCCCCTGGGTCCTGCAGAGCAGTCCTTCTTCCAGCTGGAGCAGGAAAACCAGAATCTG AAAAGACAGAACCAGGATCTGCGAGAGCAGCTGGGGGCCCTCCTGGGGCCAGGGCAGCAGTTTCTGCCCCTATGCCCGGAGCACTCGAGCTGCACGGCCCTGGCCTGG CAGTCCGTGACCACAGATGCTGCCCATGGCCTTGGGGCTGACCCAAGGGCTCTTCCACAGACCCCTGAGCAGACCAGTGCCCAGCCCCTGGAGGACGGGGCACCCTTGCAGCTGCTGCGGCAGGAGCTGTGCCGGGGGGAAGAGTCCTTCGTGCAGCAGTCTCAG AATGAACTGCAGCAGATCCGACTGTCCTTTGAGAGGAAGAAGATGGCCATTACCGAG gTATGGGATGGCGTGGCCGAGGTACACATGGCCCTGAACAACCAGGCCACTGGGCTCCTG aaCCTTAAGAAGGACATCCGGGGAGTACTAGACCAGATGGAGGACATTCAGCTGGAGATTCTAGG TTCCACTACACCAGACCGAGAGGTGctgcaggctggggtgggggacgtACATGGCCCTGACTATACAGCCCCCGTCCCCAGGGAGCGTGCCCAGTGCCGCACCCAGGCCAGGAAGGAGCAGCAGATGGCATGCATAGCG aaGGCAAGGCCTCAGCTGGGATGTTCCGAGGGCCTCAAAAGCCAGCTCTG GCTGCTGGCCCTGAGGCTGCTGCTGGGCACCCTGCTGGCCTGTACCGCCGCCTACGTGTACGTGGTGGACCCCGCGCCCTTCGAGGGGCTGGTGCCTCCCCTGCTGAGCCGCGCCGCTGTCTGGAAGCTCCGGGCCCTGCTGGGCCCATTCCTGCACCTGGAGGTGGACGACTTCCTGCCCTTCTAG
- the CCDC188 gene encoding coiled-coil domain-containing protein 188 isoform X16: MEGPKTLGPCGHSHPQCPQPSASSSHAGCLDLPCQGFVRWPCLVPLSSTLSIESARPFPPPGVGGGGSRVGAEVPGSFMANEEGEMQQQRPRDPTGTKRGQEEARLGWGWPLHSGREQGASRPGGSPSSGPRPGPCPPLPTGAGTPASPKAAPSQLQNVPLGPAEQSFFQLEQENQNLKRQNQDLREQLGALLGPGQQFLPLCPEHSSCTALAWQSVTTDAAHGLGADPRALPQTPEQTSAQPLEDGAPLQLLRQELCRGEESFVQQSQNELQQIRLSFERKKMAITEVWDGVAEVHMALNNQATGLLGACPVPHPGQEGAADGMHSEGKASAGMFRGPQKPALAGGPAAPARRRPGGRRCPGCPAAALAPAHGTATRHPHQELRRRVEAGSVLTAGPAAGHTVVTHTAAPDHPTLPTLDRPSPSHLPLLSPP; the protein is encoded by the exons ATGGAGGGGCCAAAAACCCTGGGTCCCTGTGGCCACTCCCACCCCCAATGCCCCCAACCATCAGCTTCGAGCAGCCATGCAGGTTGCCTGGATCTACCCTGCCAGGGGTTTGTAAGATGGCCCTGCCTGGTACCTCTCAGCTCCACTCTCTCAATAGAGTCGGCCAGACCTTTCCCACCTCCGGGGGTAGGAGGCGGGGGGTCCAGGGTAGGGGCTGAGGTACCTGGGAGCTTTATGGCAAATGAAGAGGGAGAGATGCAGCAACAGAGACCGAGAGACCCAACGGGGACAAAACGAGGGCAAGAGGAGgcaaggctggggtggggctggcccCTGCACTCAGGACGAGAGCAAGGGGCCTCCAGGCCAGGGGGATCCCCCAGCTCAGGGCCCAGACCCGGCCCTTGCCCACCCCTGCCAACAGGGGCAGGAACCCCGGCTTCACCCAAGGCAGCCCCCTCCCAGCTCCAGAACGTGCCCCTGGGTCCTGCAGAGCAGTCCTTCTTCCAGCTGGAGCAGGAAAACCAGAATCTG AAAAGACAGAACCAGGATCTGCGAGAGCAGCTGGGGGCCCTCCTGGGGCCAGGGCAGCAGTTTCTGCCCCTATGCCCGGAGCACTCGAGCTGCACGGCCCTGGCCTGG CAGTCCGTGACCACAGATGCTGCCCATGGCCTTGGGGCTGACCCAAGGGCTCTTCCACAGACCCCTGAGCAGACCAGTGCCCAGCCCCTGGAGGACGGGGCACCCTTGCAGCTGCTGCGGCAGGAGCTGTGCCGGGGGGAAGAGTCCTTCGTGCAGCAGTCTCAG AATGAACTGCAGCAGATCCGACTGTCCTTTGAGAGGAAGAAGATGGCCATTACCGAG gTATGGGATGGCGTGGCCGAGGTACACATGGCCCTGAACAACCAGGCCACTGGGCTCCTG GGAGCGTGCCCAGTGCCGCACCCAGGCCAGGAAGGAGCAGCAGATGGCATGCATAGCG aaGGCAAGGCCTCAGCTGGGATGTTCCGAGGGCCTCAAAAGCCAGCTCTG GCCGGAGGCCCAGCGGCCCCAGCGAGGAGGAGGCCAGGCGGCCGGCGCTGCCCCGGGTGCCCAGCGGCCGCGCTGGCCCCTGCCCACGGCACTGCCACACGCCATCCCCACCAGGAGCTGCGGAGAAGGGTGGAGGCGGGGTCTGTCCTGACGGCTGGGCCTGCGGCTGGACATACAGTCGTGACACACACGGCAGCGC CCgaccaccccaccctccccacactTGACCGGCCatcaccctcccacctcccactcctgtcccctccctga
- the CCDC188 gene encoding coiled-coil domain-containing protein 188 isoform X11, whose protein sequence is MEGPKTLGPCGHSHPQCPQPSASSSHAGCLDLPCQGFVRWPCLVPLSSTLSIESARPFPPPGVGGGGSRVGAEVPGSFMANEEGEMQQQRPRDPTGTKRGQEEARLGWGWPLHSGREQGASRPGGSPSSGPRPGPCPPLPTGAGTPASPKAAPSQLQNVPLGPAEQSFFQLEQENQNLKRQNQDLREQLGALLGPGQQFLPLCPEHSSCTALAWQSVTTDAAHGLGADPRALPQTPEQTSAQPLEDGAPLQLLRQELCRGEESFVQQSQNELQQIRLSFERKKMAITEVWDGVAEVHMALNNQATGLLGACPVPHPGQEGAADGMHSEGKASAGMFRGPQKPALAGGPAAPARRRPGGRRCPGCPAAALAPAHGTATRHPHQELRRRVEAGSVLTAGPAAGHTVVTHTAARMTQTHGSLIPGSQRPIGQPPPSRLPTQLKSVETPTRNAHTFGQHLSQSLTHSAPCPWSPRIAATALALLKERIKMTLFLFLIKL, encoded by the exons ATGGAGGGGCCAAAAACCCTGGGTCCCTGTGGCCACTCCCACCCCCAATGCCCCCAACCATCAGCTTCGAGCAGCCATGCAGGTTGCCTGGATCTACCCTGCCAGGGGTTTGTAAGATGGCCCTGCCTGGTACCTCTCAGCTCCACTCTCTCAATAGAGTCGGCCAGACCTTTCCCACCTCCGGGGGTAGGAGGCGGGGGGTCCAGGGTAGGGGCTGAGGTACCTGGGAGCTTTATGGCAAATGAAGAGGGAGAGATGCAGCAACAGAGACCGAGAGACCCAACGGGGACAAAACGAGGGCAAGAGGAGgcaaggctggggtggggctggcccCTGCACTCAGGACGAGAGCAAGGGGCCTCCAGGCCAGGGGGATCCCCCAGCTCAGGGCCCAGACCCGGCCCTTGCCCACCCCTGCCAACAGGGGCAGGAACCCCGGCTTCACCCAAGGCAGCCCCCTCCCAGCTCCAGAACGTGCCCCTGGGTCCTGCAGAGCAGTCCTTCTTCCAGCTGGAGCAGGAAAACCAGAATCTG AAAAGACAGAACCAGGATCTGCGAGAGCAGCTGGGGGCCCTCCTGGGGCCAGGGCAGCAGTTTCTGCCCCTATGCCCGGAGCACTCGAGCTGCACGGCCCTGGCCTGG CAGTCCGTGACCACAGATGCTGCCCATGGCCTTGGGGCTGACCCAAGGGCTCTTCCACAGACCCCTGAGCAGACCAGTGCCCAGCCCCTGGAGGACGGGGCACCCTTGCAGCTGCTGCGGCAGGAGCTGTGCCGGGGGGAAGAGTCCTTCGTGCAGCAGTCTCAG AATGAACTGCAGCAGATCCGACTGTCCTTTGAGAGGAAGAAGATGGCCATTACCGAG gTATGGGATGGCGTGGCCGAGGTACACATGGCCCTGAACAACCAGGCCACTGGGCTCCTG GGAGCGTGCCCAGTGCCGCACCCAGGCCAGGAAGGAGCAGCAGATGGCATGCATAGCG aaGGCAAGGCCTCAGCTGGGATGTTCCGAGGGCCTCAAAAGCCAGCTCTG GCCGGAGGCCCAGCGGCCCCAGCGAGGAGGAGGCCAGGCGGCCGGCGCTGCCCCGGGTGCCCAGCGGCCGCGCTGGCCCCTGCCCACGGCACTGCCACACGCCATCCCCACCAGGAGCTGCGGAGAAGGGTGGAGGCGGGGTCTGTCCTGACGGCTGGGCCTGCGGCTGGACATACAGTCGTGACACACACGGCAGCGC GGATGACGCAGACCCATGGGAGCCTCATACCTGGCAGCCAAAGACCCATCGGCCAGCCCCCACCTTCCAGGCTTCCAACTCAGCTTAAGTCAGTGGAAACACCCACGAGGAATGCCCACACCTTTGGCCAACACCTCTCCCAGAGCCTGACCcactctgccccctgcccctggagCCCCCGCATTGCAGCAACAGCCCTGGCCTTGCTGAAGGAAAGGATCAAaatgactctttttctttttttaataaaattatag
- the CCDC188 gene encoding coiled-coil domain-containing protein 188 isoform X20, with protein sequence MEGPKTLGPCGHSHPQCPQPSASSSHAGCLDLPCQGFVRWPCLVPLSSTLSIESARPFPPPGVGGGGSRVGAEVPGSFMANEEGEMQQQRPRDPTGTKRGQEEARLGWGWPLHSGREQGASRPGGSPSSGPRPGPCPPLPTGAGTPASPKAAPSQLQNVPLGPAEQSFFQLEQENQNLKRQNQDLREQLGALLGPGQQFLPLCPEHSSCTALAWTPEQTSAQPLEDGAPLQLLRQELCRGEESFVQQSQNELQQIRLSFERKKMAITEVWDGVAEVHMALNNQATGLLNLKKDIRGVLDQMEDIQLEILGERAQCRTQARKEQQMACIAKARPQLGCSEGLKSQLWLLALRLLLGTLLACTAAYVYVVDPAPFEGLVPPLLSRAAVWKLRALLGPFLHLEVDDFLPF encoded by the exons ATGGAGGGGCCAAAAACCCTGGGTCCCTGTGGCCACTCCCACCCCCAATGCCCCCAACCATCAGCTTCGAGCAGCCATGCAGGTTGCCTGGATCTACCCTGCCAGGGGTTTGTAAGATGGCCCTGCCTGGTACCTCTCAGCTCCACTCTCTCAATAGAGTCGGCCAGACCTTTCCCACCTCCGGGGGTAGGAGGCGGGGGGTCCAGGGTAGGGGCTGAGGTACCTGGGAGCTTTATGGCAAATGAAGAGGGAGAGATGCAGCAACAGAGACCGAGAGACCCAACGGGGACAAAACGAGGGCAAGAGGAGgcaaggctggggtggggctggcccCTGCACTCAGGACGAGAGCAAGGGGCCTCCAGGCCAGGGGGATCCCCCAGCTCAGGGCCCAGACCCGGCCCTTGCCCACCCCTGCCAACAGGGGCAGGAACCCCGGCTTCACCCAAGGCAGCCCCCTCCCAGCTCCAGAACGTGCCCCTGGGTCCTGCAGAGCAGTCCTTCTTCCAGCTGGAGCAGGAAAACCAGAATCTG AAAAGACAGAACCAGGATCTGCGAGAGCAGCTGGGGGCCCTCCTGGGGCCAGGGCAGCAGTTTCTGCCCCTATGCCCGGAGCACTCGAGCTGCACGGCCCTGGCCTGG ACCCCTGAGCAGACCAGTGCCCAGCCCCTGGAGGACGGGGCACCCTTGCAGCTGCTGCGGCAGGAGCTGTGCCGGGGGGAAGAGTCCTTCGTGCAGCAGTCTCAG AATGAACTGCAGCAGATCCGACTGTCCTTTGAGAGGAAGAAGATGGCCATTACCGAG gTATGGGATGGCGTGGCCGAGGTACACATGGCCCTGAACAACCAGGCCACTGGGCTCCTG aaCCTTAAGAAGGACATCCGGGGAGTACTAGACCAGATGGAGGACATTCAGCTGGAGATTCTAGG GGAGCGTGCCCAGTGCCGCACCCAGGCCAGGAAGGAGCAGCAGATGGCATGCATAGCG aaGGCAAGGCCTCAGCTGGGATGTTCCGAGGGCCTCAAAAGCCAGCTCTG GCTGCTGGCCCTGAGGCTGCTGCTGGGCACCCTGCTGGCCTGTACCGCCGCCTACGTGTACGTGGTGGACCCCGCGCCCTTCGAGGGGCTGGTGCCTCCCCTGCTGAGCCGCGCCGCTGTCTGGAAGCTCCGGGCCCTGCTGGGCCCATTCCTGCACCTGGAGGTGGACGACTTCCTGCCCTTCTAG
- the CCDC188 gene encoding coiled-coil domain-containing protein 188 isoform X19 produces the protein MEGPKTLGPCGHSHPQCPQPSASSSHAGCLDLPCQGFVRWPCLVPLSSTLSIESARPFPPPGVGGGGSRVGAEVPGSFMANEEGEMQQQRPRDPTGTKRGQEEARLGWGWPLHSGREQGASRPGGSPSSGPRPGPCPPLPTGAGTPASPKAAPSQLQNVPLGPAEQSFFQLEQENQNLKRQNQDLREQLGALLGPGQQFLPLCPEHSSCTALAWQSVTTDAAHGLGADPRALPQTPEQTSAQPLEDGAPLQLLRQELCRGEESFVQQSQNELQQIRLSFERKKMAITEVWDGVAEVHMALNNQATGLLNLKKDIRGVLDQMEDIQLEILGSTTPDREVLQAGVGDVHGPDYTAPVPRERAQCRTQARKEQQMACIAKARPQLGCSEGLKSQLWDDADPWEPHTWQPKTHRPAPTFQASNSA, from the exons ATGGAGGGGCCAAAAACCCTGGGTCCCTGTGGCCACTCCCACCCCCAATGCCCCCAACCATCAGCTTCGAGCAGCCATGCAGGTTGCCTGGATCTACCCTGCCAGGGGTTTGTAAGATGGCCCTGCCTGGTACCTCTCAGCTCCACTCTCTCAATAGAGTCGGCCAGACCTTTCCCACCTCCGGGGGTAGGAGGCGGGGGGTCCAGGGTAGGGGCTGAGGTACCTGGGAGCTTTATGGCAAATGAAGAGGGAGAGATGCAGCAACAGAGACCGAGAGACCCAACGGGGACAAAACGAGGGCAAGAGGAGgcaaggctggggtggggctggcccCTGCACTCAGGACGAGAGCAAGGGGCCTCCAGGCCAGGGGGATCCCCCAGCTCAGGGCCCAGACCCGGCCCTTGCCCACCCCTGCCAACAGGGGCAGGAACCCCGGCTTCACCCAAGGCAGCCCCCTCCCAGCTCCAGAACGTGCCCCTGGGTCCTGCAGAGCAGTCCTTCTTCCAGCTGGAGCAGGAAAACCAGAATCTG AAAAGACAGAACCAGGATCTGCGAGAGCAGCTGGGGGCCCTCCTGGGGCCAGGGCAGCAGTTTCTGCCCCTATGCCCGGAGCACTCGAGCTGCACGGCCCTGGCCTGG CAGTCCGTGACCACAGATGCTGCCCATGGCCTTGGGGCTGACCCAAGGGCTCTTCCACAGACCCCTGAGCAGACCAGTGCCCAGCCCCTGGAGGACGGGGCACCCTTGCAGCTGCTGCGGCAGGAGCTGTGCCGGGGGGAAGAGTCCTTCGTGCAGCAGTCTCAG AATGAACTGCAGCAGATCCGACTGTCCTTTGAGAGGAAGAAGATGGCCATTACCGAG gTATGGGATGGCGTGGCCGAGGTACACATGGCCCTGAACAACCAGGCCACTGGGCTCCTG aaCCTTAAGAAGGACATCCGGGGAGTACTAGACCAGATGGAGGACATTCAGCTGGAGATTCTAGG TTCCACTACACCAGACCGAGAGGTGctgcaggctggggtgggggacgtACATGGCCCTGACTATACAGCCCCCGTCCCCAGGGAGCGTGCCCAGTGCCGCACCCAGGCCAGGAAGGAGCAGCAGATGGCATGCATAGCG aaGGCAAGGCCTCAGCTGGGATGTTCCGAGGGCCTCAAAAGCCAGCTCTG GGATGACGCAGACCCATGGGAGCCTCATACCTGGCAGCCAAAGACCCATCGGCCAGCCCCCACCTTCCAGGCTTCCAACTCAGCTTAA
- the CCDC188 gene encoding coiled-coil domain-containing protein 188 isoform X3, whose translation MEGPKTLGPCGHSHPQCPQPSASSSHAGCLDLPCQGFVRWPCLVPLSSTLSIESARPFPPPGVGGGGSRVGAEVPGSFMANEEGEMQQQRPRDPTGTKRGQEEARLGWGWPLHSGREQGASRPGGSPSSGPRPGPCPPLPTGAGTPASPKAAPSQLQNVPLGPAEQSFFQLEQENQNLKRQNQDLREQLGALLGPGQQFLPLCPEHSSCTALAWQSVTTDAAHGLGADPRALPQTPEQTSAQPLEDGAPLQLLRQELCRGEESFVQQSQVWDGVAEVHMALNNQATGLLNLKKDIRGVLDQMEDIQLEILGSTTPDREVLQAGVGDVHGPDYTAPVPRERAQCRTQARKEQQMACIAAAGPEAAAGHPAGLYRRLRVRGGPRALRGAGASPAEPRRCLEAPGPAGPIPAPGGGRLPALLGRRPSGPSEEEARRPALPRVPSGRAGPCPRHCHTPSPPGAAEKGGGGVCPDGWACGWTYSRDTHGSAPASWHCPKARRTGGPRWWTEPWRDDADPWEPHTWQPKTHRPAPTFQASNSA comes from the exons ATGGAGGGGCCAAAAACCCTGGGTCCCTGTGGCCACTCCCACCCCCAATGCCCCCAACCATCAGCTTCGAGCAGCCATGCAGGTTGCCTGGATCTACCCTGCCAGGGGTTTGTAAGATGGCCCTGCCTGGTACCTCTCAGCTCCACTCTCTCAATAGAGTCGGCCAGACCTTTCCCACCTCCGGGGGTAGGAGGCGGGGGGTCCAGGGTAGGGGCTGAGGTACCTGGGAGCTTTATGGCAAATGAAGAGGGAGAGATGCAGCAACAGAGACCGAGAGACCCAACGGGGACAAAACGAGGGCAAGAGGAGgcaaggctggggtggggctggcccCTGCACTCAGGACGAGAGCAAGGGGCCTCCAGGCCAGGGGGATCCCCCAGCTCAGGGCCCAGACCCGGCCCTTGCCCACCCCTGCCAACAGGGGCAGGAACCCCGGCTTCACCCAAGGCAGCCCCCTCCCAGCTCCAGAACGTGCCCCTGGGTCCTGCAGAGCAGTCCTTCTTCCAGCTGGAGCAGGAAAACCAGAATCTG AAAAGACAGAACCAGGATCTGCGAGAGCAGCTGGGGGCCCTCCTGGGGCCAGGGCAGCAGTTTCTGCCCCTATGCCCGGAGCACTCGAGCTGCACGGCCCTGGCCTGG CAGTCCGTGACCACAGATGCTGCCCATGGCCTTGGGGCTGACCCAAGGGCTCTTCCACAGACCCCTGAGCAGACCAGTGCCCAGCCCCTGGAGGACGGGGCACCCTTGCAGCTGCTGCGGCAGGAGCTGTGCCGGGGGGAAGAGTCCTTCGTGCAGCAGTCTCAG gTATGGGATGGCGTGGCCGAGGTACACATGGCCCTGAACAACCAGGCCACTGGGCTCCTG aaCCTTAAGAAGGACATCCGGGGAGTACTAGACCAGATGGAGGACATTCAGCTGGAGATTCTAGG TTCCACTACACCAGACCGAGAGGTGctgcaggctggggtgggggacgtACATGGCCCTGACTATACAGCCCCCGTCCCCAGGGAGCGTGCCCAGTGCCGCACCCAGGCCAGGAAGGAGCAGCAGATGGCATGCATAGCG GCTGCTGGCCCTGAGGCTGCTGCTGGGCACCCTGCTGGCCTGTACCGCCGCCTACGTGTACGTGGTGGACCCCGCGCCCTTCGAGGGGCTGGTGCCTCCCCTGCTGAGCCGCGCCGCTGTCTGGAAGCTCCGGGCCCTGCTGGGCCCATTCCTGCACCTGGAGGTGGACGACTTCCTGCCCTTCTAGGCCGGAGGCCCAGCGGCCCCAGCGAGGAGGAGGCCAGGCGGCCGGCGCTGCCCCGGGTGCCCAGCGGCCGCGCTGGCCCCTGCCCACGGCACTGCCACACGCCATCCCCACCAGGAGCTGCGGAGAAGGGTGGAGGCGGGGTCTGTCCTGACGGCTGGGCCTGCGGCTGGACATACAGTCGTGACACACACGGCAGCGC CCCAGCCTCCTGGCACTGCCCCAAGGCTCGGAGGACAGGGGGACCACGTTGGTGGACAGAGCCATGGAG GGATGACGCAGACCCATGGGAGCCTCATACCTGGCAGCCAAAGACCCATCGGCCAGCCCCCACCTTCCAGGCTTCCAACTCAGCTTAA
- the CCDC188 gene encoding coiled-coil domain-containing protein 188 isoform X1, translated as MEGPKTLGPCGHSHPQCPQPSASSSHAGCLDLPCQGFVRWPCLVPLSSTLSIESARPFPPPGVGGGGSRVGAEVPGSFMANEEGEMQQQRPRDPTGTKRGQEEARLGWGWPLHSGREQGASRPGGSPSSGPRPGPCPPLPTGAGTPASPKAAPSQLQNVPLGPAEQSFFQLEQENQNLKRQNQDLREQLGALLGPGQQFLPLCPEHSSCTALAWQSVTTDAAHGLGADPRALPQTPEQTSAQPLEDGAPLQLLRQELCRGEESFVQQSQNELQQIRLSFERKKMAITEVWDGVAEVHMALNNQATGLLNLKKDIRGVLDQMEDIQLEILGSTTPDREVLQAGVGDVHGPDYTAPVPRERAQCRTQARKEQQMACIAAAGPEAAAGHPAGLYRRLRVRGGPRALRGAGASPAEPRRCLEAPGPAGPIPAPGGGRLPALLGRRPSGPSEEEARRPALPRVPSGRAGPCPRHCHTPSPPGAAEKGGGGVCPDGWACGWTYSRDTHGSAPASWHCPKARRTGGPRWWTEPWRDDADPWEPHTWQPKTHRPAPTFQASNSA; from the exons ATGGAGGGGCCAAAAACCCTGGGTCCCTGTGGCCACTCCCACCCCCAATGCCCCCAACCATCAGCTTCGAGCAGCCATGCAGGTTGCCTGGATCTACCCTGCCAGGGGTTTGTAAGATGGCCCTGCCTGGTACCTCTCAGCTCCACTCTCTCAATAGAGTCGGCCAGACCTTTCCCACCTCCGGGGGTAGGAGGCGGGGGGTCCAGGGTAGGGGCTGAGGTACCTGGGAGCTTTATGGCAAATGAAGAGGGAGAGATGCAGCAACAGAGACCGAGAGACCCAACGGGGACAAAACGAGGGCAAGAGGAGgcaaggctggggtggggctggcccCTGCACTCAGGACGAGAGCAAGGGGCCTCCAGGCCAGGGGGATCCCCCAGCTCAGGGCCCAGACCCGGCCCTTGCCCACCCCTGCCAACAGGGGCAGGAACCCCGGCTTCACCCAAGGCAGCCCCCTCCCAGCTCCAGAACGTGCCCCTGGGTCCTGCAGAGCAGTCCTTCTTCCAGCTGGAGCAGGAAAACCAGAATCTG AAAAGACAGAACCAGGATCTGCGAGAGCAGCTGGGGGCCCTCCTGGGGCCAGGGCAGCAGTTTCTGCCCCTATGCCCGGAGCACTCGAGCTGCACGGCCCTGGCCTGG CAGTCCGTGACCACAGATGCTGCCCATGGCCTTGGGGCTGACCCAAGGGCTCTTCCACAGACCCCTGAGCAGACCAGTGCCCAGCCCCTGGAGGACGGGGCACCCTTGCAGCTGCTGCGGCAGGAGCTGTGCCGGGGGGAAGAGTCCTTCGTGCAGCAGTCTCAG AATGAACTGCAGCAGATCCGACTGTCCTTTGAGAGGAAGAAGATGGCCATTACCGAG gTATGGGATGGCGTGGCCGAGGTACACATGGCCCTGAACAACCAGGCCACTGGGCTCCTG aaCCTTAAGAAGGACATCCGGGGAGTACTAGACCAGATGGAGGACATTCAGCTGGAGATTCTAGG TTCCACTACACCAGACCGAGAGGTGctgcaggctggggtgggggacgtACATGGCCCTGACTATACAGCCCCCGTCCCCAGGGAGCGTGCCCAGTGCCGCACCCAGGCCAGGAAGGAGCAGCAGATGGCATGCATAGCG GCTGCTGGCCCTGAGGCTGCTGCTGGGCACCCTGCTGGCCTGTACCGCCGCCTACGTGTACGTGGTGGACCCCGCGCCCTTCGAGGGGCTGGTGCCTCCCCTGCTGAGCCGCGCCGCTGTCTGGAAGCTCCGGGCCCTGCTGGGCCCATTCCTGCACCTGGAGGTGGACGACTTCCTGCCCTTCTAGGCCGGAGGCCCAGCGGCCCCAGCGAGGAGGAGGCCAGGCGGCCGGCGCTGCCCCGGGTGCCCAGCGGCCGCGCTGGCCCCTGCCCACGGCACTGCCACACGCCATCCCCACCAGGAGCTGCGGAGAAGGGTGGAGGCGGGGTCTGTCCTGACGGCTGGGCCTGCGGCTGGACATACAGTCGTGACACACACGGCAGCGC CCCAGCCTCCTGGCACTGCCCCAAGGCTCGGAGGACAGGGGGACCACGTTGGTGGACAGAGCCATGGAG GGATGACGCAGACCCATGGGAGCCTCATACCTGGCAGCCAAAGACCCATCGGCCAGCCCCCACCTTCCAGGCTTCCAACTCAGCTTAA